A part of Limibacillus halophilus genomic DNA contains:
- the lptC gene encoding LPS export ABC transporter periplasmic protein LptC, with the protein MAETANRIPVNSRIGANQSDAHSAPRRHAPGNRYSSFVIFMKLALPIVAVGLVLLIVVWPQFWDSDSRFTLPSIRITADDLNSRQMINPQYQGFDKENRPFSVTADLATQKPDNDEVVDLDNPKAELMLENGKWVTIDAQSGVYNQSRQTMDLKGRVNLNHEDDFVMTTEEVSVGIKAGTAFSNSPVEGHGPDGNLTGEGFRLLDEGARIFLLGKSRVILYDTGESEKK; encoded by the coding sequence TTGGCCGAAACCGCCAACAGAATTCCTGTTAATAGCCGGATTGGCGCGAACCAGTCGGACGCGCACTCGGCGCCGCGACGCCATGCGCCCGGCAACCGTTACAGCTCTTTCGTCATCTTCATGAAGCTGGCCCTGCCGATCGTCGCCGTCGGCCTGGTTTTGCTCATTGTTGTCTGGCCACAGTTCTGGGATTCCGATTCTCGCTTTACCCTTCCGTCGATAAGGATAACCGCGGACGATCTCAATAGCCGCCAGATGATCAATCCGCAGTACCAGGGCTTCGACAAGGAAAATCGACCCTTCAGTGTCACCGCGGATTTGGCAACCCAGAAGCCGGATAACGACGAGGTTGTCGACCTCGACAATCCCAAAGCGGAGCTGATGCTTGAGAACGGCAAGTGGGTCACCATTGATGCGCAAAGCGGTGTCTACAACCAAAGCCGGCAAACCATGGATCTCAAAGGCCGGGTAAATCTCAACCACGAAGACGATTTCGTCATGACGACCGAGGAGGTGTCGGTTGGGATCAAAGCTGGTACAGCTTTTAGTAACTCGCCCGTGGAAGGCCATGGCCCGGATGGTAACTTGACGGGAGAGGGGTTTAGACTGCTGGATGAGGGCGCGCGCATTTTCCTGCTGGGGAAGAGCCGTGTGATTCTCTATGACACGGGGGAGAGCGAGAAAAAATGA
- a CDS encoding LptA/OstA family protein, protein MTGPLRTAWGLLIGLLLLTAGDAVAQSFGLGGQSGPLEITADQGIEWNRDQKQYIARGNARAAQGSTEVRADELIAYYQASDDKTVQVASQIYRIEARGNVRITTDREQVKGDRAVYDLKKDSIIISGSDVSLKTESELITATKSLEYDEANKIAVARGDATVVRGDQRVAADLLRAFLVEASEHGKEGKDLVIDRVEAEGDVRVSTPKDFARGDSGVYYARNELATLEGNVRITSDGNQLNGGFAEVNLATGVSKLKGSASGSGQVRGLLIPGSAPSGTQ, encoded by the coding sequence ATGACTGGCCCACTTCGGACTGCCTGGGGACTTTTGATAGGCCTGTTGCTCCTGACAGCCGGCGATGCCGTTGCACAGAGCTTTGGGCTGGGCGGCCAGAGCGGCCCTCTGGAAATCACCGCCGATCAAGGCATTGAGTGGAATCGCGACCAAAAGCAGTATATCGCCCGCGGCAACGCGCGCGCGGCGCAAGGCAGCACCGAGGTTCGAGCCGACGAACTGATCGCCTACTATCAAGCGAGCGATGATAAAACGGTTCAGGTCGCGAGCCAGATCTATCGTATCGAGGCGCGCGGCAACGTGCGTATTACGACGGACCGCGAACAGGTCAAGGGCGACAGAGCCGTCTACGACCTAAAGAAGGACAGCATCATCATATCCGGGTCGGACGTTTCCCTGAAAACAGAGAGCGAGTTGATCACGGCCACGAAGAGCCTGGAATACGACGAGGCAAACAAAATTGCCGTTGCTCGTGGCGACGCAACAGTGGTGAGGGGAGATCAGCGGGTCGCCGCGGACCTGTTACGGGCTTTCCTGGTCGAAGCCAGCGAGCATGGCAAGGAAGGCAAGGATCTGGTGATCGACCGTGTAGAGGCAGAGGGCGACGTCAGAGTCTCTACACCGAAGGATTTCGCGCGCGGCGATAGCGGCGTATATTACGCGCGCAATGAGCTTGCCACACTCGAGGGGAATGTTCGGATTACCAGCGACGGCAACCAGTTGAACGGGGGCTTCGCCGAGGTCAATCTGGCAACCGGGGTAAGCAAACTCAAAGGCTCGGCCAGTGGCTCCGGCCAGGTTCGGGGTCTGTTGATTCCGGGTTCCGCCCCCAGCGGGACTCAGTAA
- the lptB gene encoding LPS export ABC transporter ATP-binding protein yields MTDRHESPAGKAGNGAEAPEARAAEIGSRVGSEVGSGLEAVNIGKSYKKRPVLRDVSVSLRRGEAVGLLGPNGAGKTTCFYIITGLITADSGWVMLDGLDISTLPMYRRARLGVGYLPQEASIFRGLTVEQNIRSVLEVVEPSRDLREARLEELLAEFSITHLRRTSALALSGGERRRVEIARALASNPEFILLDEPLAGIDPIAVNDIRELVLHLKDRGIGVLITDHNVRETLGTVDRAYIIHEGQVLMEGAPEEIVAHEDVRRVYLGDRFSL; encoded by the coding sequence ATGACGGACAGGCACGAGAGTCCCGCAGGCAAGGCCGGCAACGGCGCGGAGGCACCAGAAGCGCGCGCCGCAGAGATTGGATCGCGGGTTGGATCGGAGGTCGGGTCCGGCCTCGAAGCCGTCAACATCGGAAAAAGCTACAAGAAACGCCCCGTTCTACGCGACGTTTCCGTTTCGCTGCGCCGCGGCGAGGCGGTTGGCCTGCTGGGCCCAAACGGCGCCGGCAAGACAACATGTTTTTACATCATCACCGGATTGATCACGGCGGACAGTGGCTGGGTGATGTTGGACGGCTTGGATATCAGCACCTTGCCGATGTATCGCCGCGCCCGGCTAGGCGTGGGCTACCTGCCTCAGGAGGCGTCTATTTTCCGTGGCCTGACGGTAGAGCAGAACATCCGGTCGGTGCTTGAAGTCGTCGAACCCAGCCGCGACCTTCGGGAGGCTAGGTTGGAGGAGTTGCTTGCCGAATTCTCGATCACTCATTTGCGTCGGACCTCCGCGCTGGCCCTCTCGGGCGGTGAGCGACGCCGCGTTGAGATCGCTCGCGCGCTGGCGTCCAACCCGGAGTTCATTCTGCTCGACGAACCCCTTGCGGGCATCGACCCCATCGCGGTCAACGATATACGAGAGCTTGTGCTGCATCTCAAAGACCGCGGTATCGGCGTCCTGATTACCGATCATAATGTCCGGGAAACACTCGGCACGGTCGACCGGGCCTACATCATCCACGAAGGGCAGGTCCTGATGGAAGGCGCGCCCGAGGAGATCGTGGCACACGAGGATGTGCGACGCGTCTACCTGGGTGACCGCTTCAGCCTCTGA
- the rpoN gene encoding RNA polymerase factor sigma-54: MATRQSLSLTQGQRQQLAMTPRMRQSVELLRMNNLEIAGFVAAQVEGNPFLRQALPKRSSGGGTRRESWGGQTQDTSNWQDNAADTPTLYGHLTQQIRLSFSESRDSAIAFHLMTLLDERGYLMPDWRATSTHLSCTPKHVESVLSRLQKLEPTGVFARDLGECLRLQWQERDDWSPAADRLLDNLSLLAKRDYEALEKTCGLDTSALKPLITALRRLNPKPLSDFEPPQRFTPPPDLLVERLNGVWQIRVNDAVLPRVLLDESYVREIRSAAQRRRDKDYLAERLRHARWLTRALDQRMRTLMRVAEAIFQRQALFLDQGPEVLQPLTLKEIAGVLALHESTVSRSVADKTVETPQGLFDLRFFFSARLKSEGETISATAVRARLRRLVEEERPDGVLSDAAITEHLCADGILISRRTVAKYRELLRIPSAPQRRREKRMRTTQS, translated from the coding sequence ATGGCGACGCGCCAATCCCTTTCACTCACCCAAGGCCAGCGTCAGCAGCTTGCAATGACGCCCCGCATGCGCCAATCGGTCGAGTTGCTGCGCATGAACAACCTCGAGATCGCCGGTTTTGTCGCGGCCCAAGTTGAGGGGAACCCCTTTCTCCGCCAGGCTCTGCCAAAACGATCAAGCGGCGGCGGCACACGTCGGGAATCGTGGGGCGGGCAGACGCAAGATACCTCCAACTGGCAAGATAATGCTGCCGACACGCCTACGCTCTACGGCCACCTGACCCAACAGATCAGGCTTTCGTTCAGCGAATCACGGGATAGCGCCATAGCGTTTCACCTTATGACGCTCCTGGATGAACGCGGGTACCTGATGCCGGACTGGCGAGCCACATCGACCCATCTTTCTTGCACGCCAAAGCACGTAGAAAGTGTATTGAGCCGCCTGCAAAAACTAGAACCCACCGGTGTTTTCGCGCGCGATCTGGGTGAGTGCCTACGCCTTCAATGGCAGGAGCGAGACGACTGGTCGCCAGCCGCCGATAGATTGCTGGATAACCTTTCCCTCCTGGCGAAACGCGATTACGAGGCCCTGGAAAAAACTTGCGGCCTCGATACTTCGGCGCTGAAGCCACTCATCACGGCGCTTCGGCGCTTGAACCCGAAACCCTTGAGTGATTTTGAGCCGCCGCAGCGCTTTACGCCGCCGCCTGATCTATTGGTCGAACGGCTCAACGGAGTTTGGCAGATCAGGGTGAATGACGCCGTATTGCCGCGCGTGCTGCTTGACGAAAGCTACGTACGCGAGATCAGAAGCGCGGCGCAGCGACGCCGGGACAAGGACTATCTAGCCGAGCGCTTGCGCCATGCCCGATGGCTGACCCGCGCGCTGGATCAGCGAATGCGGACGCTGATGCGCGTCGCGGAAGCTATCTTCCAACGGCAAGCCCTCTTCCTGGATCAAGGCCCTGAGGTCCTCCAACCCTTGACCTTGAAGGAGATTGCCGGTGTCCTCGCGCTTCACGAATCAACCGTCAGCCGCTCCGTCGCCGACAAAACCGTTGAGACACCGCAGGGATTGTTCGATCTCCGCTTCTTTTTCTCCGCACGGCTAAAAAGCGAGGGTGAGACGATCTCAGCGACAGCAGTCCGGGCGCGGCTACGGCGATTGGTCGAGGAAGAACGACCCGATGGCGTTCTTTCTGATGCCGCCATCACCGAGCACTTGTGTGCTGACGGTATCTTGATCTCACGGCGTACCGTTGCCAAATATCGAGAGTTACTGCGGATTCCAAGCGCGCCCCAGCGGCGAAGGGAGAAGAGGATGAGAACAACTCAATCGTAA
- the hpf gene encoding ribosome hibernation-promoting factor, HPF/YfiA family has translation MQVSVQGRHVDVSDAFRKHVEEALDTILDKYFGDAIEAAVTISREAHLFKVTISAHIGHEVDAIGTAEADQPYAAFDAAAEHLAKRLRRHKRRLRDHRRTDREATETLQAQHYILLGDEAEESIGTNGSDEVAEDLPLVVAEMTTEVPTLTVSQAVMRLDLGDLGALLFRNSSHGGLNMVHRREDGNIGWIDPQGNGSK, from the coding sequence ATGCAAGTCTCTGTACAGGGCCGTCATGTCGATGTGAGCGATGCTTTTCGCAAGCACGTCGAGGAGGCGCTAGACACTATTCTCGACAAGTACTTCGGTGACGCAATCGAAGCTGCGGTGACCATCTCCCGCGAGGCACACCTCTTCAAGGTGACCATCTCCGCGCATATTGGTCACGAGGTCGATGCGATCGGTACGGCCGAGGCTGATCAGCCTTACGCCGCCTTCGATGCGGCGGCTGAGCACTTGGCCAAACGCCTGCGGCGCCACAAACGGCGGCTGCGCGACCATCGTCGAACGGATCGCGAAGCAACGGAAACGCTGCAGGCGCAGCACTACATTCTTCTTGGCGACGAGGCCGAGGAGTCTATCGGAACGAACGGTAGCGACGAGGTGGCAGAGGATTTGCCGCTGGTTGTCGCCGAAATGACGACGGAAGTTCCGACCTTGACCGTGAGTCAGGCGGTAATGCGTTTGGATCTGGGTGATTTGGGCGCTCTTTTATTCCGCAACAGCAGCCATGGGGGTCTGAATATGGTCCACCGCCGTGAAGACGGAAACATCGGATGGATCGACCCACAGGGAAATGGCTCGAAATAA
- the ptsN gene encoding PTS IIA-like nitrogen regulatory protein PtsN, with amino-acid sequence MELTELIGPDSVICNLRVSSKKQALQELAKRAAQLTGRPERAIFEVLTERERLGTTGVGNGIAIPHGKLPDLDRLYALFARLEQPIDFDSIDEQPVDLICVLLAPETAGADHLKALARVSRILRDRGTCEKMRGADSSDGLFAILSQPEGSEAA; translated from the coding sequence ATGGAGCTCACTGAGCTGATTGGCCCCGATAGTGTAATCTGCAACCTGCGCGTGAGCAGCAAAAAGCAAGCCCTGCAAGAGCTTGCAAAACGCGCGGCACAGCTTACAGGGCGCCCCGAACGGGCGATTTTTGAAGTTTTGACAGAGCGCGAGCGCTTAGGGACAACGGGCGTCGGAAACGGCATTGCCATCCCGCATGGCAAGCTTCCCGATCTCGATCGTCTTTACGCTTTGTTCGCCAGATTGGAGCAGCCGATCGACTTTGATTCGATCGATGAACAGCCTGTCGATCTGATCTGTGTGTTGCTCGCACCGGAAACCGCTGGCGCCGATCACTTGAAGGCCCTCGCCAGGGTCAGCCGGATCTTACGCGACAGGGGCACTTGCGAGAAGATGCGTGGAGCCGATTCCAGTGATGGCCTTTTCGCGATCCTGTCACAGCCCGAAGGCAGCGAAGCCGCCTAG
- a CDS encoding NAD(P)/FAD-dependent oxidoreductase, whose translation MKRRRDYDVIVVGASFAGLSAARALAQRGLQVAVLEKQKEPGARPHTTGILVKEAAELLCPPAQLVHKIHDVLLYAPNMKRLALSAPGYYFLTTETGALLRWMAQRTRDGGVDIIPGRVFETARYQGGGLLVEGEIPLTCRYLLGADGARSQVAKAFGLARNRRWLTGMELHVSGLSGIGDDALHCFLDRRLAPGYIAWAVPGVGGVTQVGMAFRDPRGQRPRDRWGLIMRKLESLADVSQAKTVGRRAGIIPTGGPISPFAAKQVMLIGDAAGWVSPLTGGGIHLALDSGRQAGMAVADYLEDGGLEPSRIMARRLSNFTFKRLLRLIADRAPPDLAQNLLLETPPFVWLARQIYFHKRLGLPKLTGLGSFLDPVSER comes from the coding sequence ATGAAAAGACGTCGAGACTATGATGTGATTGTTGTTGGCGCCAGCTTCGCCGGGCTTTCGGCCGCCCGGGCGTTGGCTCAACGTGGACTGCAGGTAGCCGTTCTCGAAAAGCAGAAAGAACCGGGTGCGCGACCTCACACCACCGGAATTCTGGTGAAGGAGGCCGCTGAACTGCTGTGCCCGCCCGCACAACTGGTTCATAAGATTCACGACGTTCTTCTCTATGCCCCCAACATGAAGCGACTGGCGCTATCGGCACCGGGCTACTACTTTCTGACCACCGAAACCGGCGCCCTGTTACGCTGGATGGCCCAGCGCACCCGGGACGGCGGGGTTGATATTATTCCCGGCCGCGTGTTCGAAACAGCGCGATACCAAGGCGGCGGCCTGCTTGTTGAAGGCGAGATACCGCTCACCTGCCGTTATCTTTTGGGGGCCGACGGCGCCCGCTCGCAGGTTGCCAAAGCCTTCGGCCTCGCTCGGAACCGCCGCTGGCTCACCGGCATGGAGCTTCATGTTTCTGGCCTGAGCGGCATCGGTGATGATGCTCTCCATTGCTTTCTGGACCGCCGGCTAGCACCAGGATACATCGCCTGGGCCGTACCTGGTGTAGGCGGCGTCACGCAAGTGGGAATGGCCTTTCGCGATCCACGGGGGCAACGGCCGCGAGACCGTTGGGGTCTTATCATGAGAAAACTTGAGAGCCTTGCCGATGTTTCACAAGCCAAGACCGTGGGCCGCCGCGCCGGTATCATTCCAACTGGCGGCCCCATTTCGCCTTTCGCGGCAAAACAAGTCATGCTGATCGGCGACGCGGCGGGCTGGGTGTCGCCGCTCACGGGAGGCGGCATACATCTCGCCTTAGACAGCGGGCGGCAAGCCGGAATGGCGGTCGCCGATTACCTCGAAGATGGAGGGCTCGAGCCGTCACGCATAATGGCGCGGCGCCTATCCAATTTTACCTTCAAACGCCTTTTGCGTCTCATCGCAGACCGGGCACCGCCTGATCTGGCGCAGAATCTGCTGCTCGAAACGCCGCCGTTCGTTTGGCTGGCGCGGCAAATCTATTTTCACAAGCGCCTGGGATTGCCGAAGCTTACCGGACTGGGATCCTTTCTCGATCCAGTCAGTGAACGCTAA
- a CDS encoding DUF1150 family protein: protein MRMQSEAKPTMSQHELATLGLEFIAYMKPVVVEGQPLVAIHSANGEMVGLVPTREAASLAIRENELEPVSVH from the coding sequence ATGAGAATGCAATCGGAAGCCAAGCCAACCATGTCGCAGCACGAGCTTGCCACCCTTGGGCTTGAGTTTATTGCTTACATGAAGCCGGTGGTGGTCGAAGGGCAGCCGTTGGTTGCCATTCACTCCGCCAATGGGGAAATGGTTGGTCTTGTACCCACGCGCGAAGCGGCGTCCTTGGCAATTCGGGAGAACGAACTGGAGCCGGTTAGCGTTCACTGA
- a CDS encoding Hsp20 family protein gives MSRLSLFNSPLLLGFDEFERTLDRISKAAGDGYPPYNVEQVGEHRLRITLAVAGFQPDELSVQIEDKQLVIRGKQSDDQERIYLHRGIAARQFQRNFVLAEGIEVTGATLDSGLLHVELLRPLSEPEVKTIEIKSNPKTKPQTITGKAAE, from the coding sequence ATGTCGCGCTTATCCTTATTTAATAGCCCGTTGTTGCTGGGATTCGACGAGTTCGAGCGCACACTGGACCGCATCAGCAAGGCGGCCGGGGACGGGTATCCGCCCTACAACGTAGAACAGGTTGGCGAACATCGACTTCGCATAACGCTGGCCGTTGCCGGATTCCAGCCGGATGAACTGTCAGTCCAGATAGAGGACAAACAGCTTGTGATCCGTGGAAAGCAATCAGATGACCAGGAGCGCATCTATCTGCATCGCGGAATTGCCGCTAGGCAGTTCCAACGCAATTTTGTTCTGGCCGAGGGGATAGAGGTTACGGGCGCCACGCTCGATAGCGGGTTGTTGCACGTAGAACTGTTGCGCCCATTGAGCGAGCCCGAGGTCAAAACCATCGAAATCAAGTCGAATCCGAAGACCAAGCCGCAGACGATCACCGGCAAGGCAGCGGAATGA
- a CDS encoding glycosyltransferase family 87 protein, whose amino-acid sequence MEEPEQAVIVLTGRQDSRKRARMAEVATARRPFLYLIVGMFTVIAAWGYVASLQSSLQAPWTTDFMRLTLASTQMLAGQDPYSAPLAEAEYLQQITSISRTTAGRHETLESPTVLLLLAPFVHLEAATAFLIWVAISVLAGIASLLLIEERLGGFHTDTNLQAGPHRFALLLSATIFFYPTWVSLVIGQTGFVTLLFLTLGWGWARDGRDERAGFALGLAVSLMPALIVLAFYLLSLGRLRILATAILATLVGLFIPAVIIDIAVLQGYFTALGAVNWFGAGWNGSLVGFLAPLFGNSANAPLIEVAWLTPLLILAATIFAVRALWKFGRMVTSIEQKLGTERAVPIFDQGFALCLPLALLLSPLGWLHNFVLLLPAFCIGLEACARRPRDWRWRERILLAWILCAMPYPVLRAENNDSLIQWFGYPAFDTYALIILAVTIAGLCQREASALLRRSRHLSKSKELEPPSSQDTGAADQSDEQSSDDEIIESDGRDTRGSTPPTSGKLALP is encoded by the coding sequence ATGGAGGAGCCAGAACAAGCCGTGATCGTGCTTACTGGACGTCAGGATAGCCGTAAGCGAGCCCGGATGGCGGAAGTGGCCACCGCGCGACGGCCATTTCTTTACCTGATCGTAGGTATGTTTACGGTAATTGCGGCCTGGGGTTACGTCGCGTCGCTGCAATCGAGCCTGCAGGCCCCTTGGACCACGGACTTTATGCGCCTTACCCTGGCCAGCACACAGATGCTTGCCGGTCAGGACCCTTACAGCGCGCCCCTGGCCGAAGCAGAGTACCTCCAACAAATCACCAGCATTTCGCGCACGACAGCCGGTCGGCATGAGACCTTGGAATCTCCAACGGTGCTCCTGCTCCTAGCGCCTTTCGTACACCTTGAGGCGGCGACGGCATTCCTGATCTGGGTCGCCATTTCCGTTCTGGCGGGCATAGCGAGCTTATTGCTGATTGAAGAGCGTCTCGGGGGATTTCATACCGATACCAACCTACAAGCCGGGCCGCACCGCTTTGCGTTGTTGCTCTCGGCGACGATTTTCTTCTATCCAACGTGGGTATCCCTGGTCATCGGACAAACTGGTTTCGTCACCCTGCTGTTCTTGACGCTGGGTTGGGGCTGGGCCCGCGATGGCCGCGACGAGCGTGCTGGATTTGCGCTCGGTCTAGCCGTATCGCTAATGCCCGCACTCATTGTCCTTGCATTCTATCTGCTTTCACTAGGTCGCCTGCGCATCCTGGCAACCGCGATACTGGCCACGCTTGTTGGGCTGTTTATCCCTGCTGTCATCATCGATATCGCCGTGCTGCAGGGTTATTTTACGGCACTCGGTGCGGTGAATTGGTTTGGGGCGGGTTGGAACGGGTCCTTGGTGGGCTTTCTAGCACCCCTATTTGGAAACTCCGCCAACGCGCCGCTGATTGAGGTCGCCTGGTTGACGCCATTACTGATTCTCGCCGCAACAATCTTTGCCGTTCGGGCCTTGTGGAAGTTCGGTCGCATGGTCACTTCGATCGAACAGAAACTTGGTACGGAGCGCGCGGTACCTATCTTCGACCAGGGTTTCGCGCTGTGCCTACCTTTGGCGCTTTTGTTGTCGCCGCTCGGATGGCTCCATAATTTCGTTCTCCTGCTACCGGCTTTCTGTATCGGTTTGGAGGCCTGCGCCCGCCGACCGCGCGATTGGCGCTGGCGAGAGCGTATCCTGCTTGCCTGGATACTTTGTGCGATGCCTTATCCCGTGCTGCGCGCTGAAAACAACGACAGCCTGATCCAGTGGTTCGGCTATCCGGCATTCGACACCTACGCCCTGATCATCCTTGCAGTGACGATCGCTGGGCTGTGTCAACGCGAAGCCTCGGCTTTGCTTCGTCGCAGCCGGCATCTGTCCAAGAGCAAAGAACTTGAACCGCCCTCGTCACAGGATACTGGCGCCGCAGATCAGAGTGATGAGCAAAGCAGTGATGACGAAATCATAGAATCCGATGGCCGGGATACGCGAGGTTCGACGCCTCCAACGTCCGGCAAGTTGGCATTGCCATAA
- a CDS encoding TIGR02300 family protein, which produces MAKADWGTKRVCQSCGTKYYDFSKTPIVCPKCETEFDPDAFLRARRVKPSTPPKPKVKPKVKDLDDEESDEIDDLEDDEDEGDLSLDELAEEELDDDIADEDEDDVEGGGKLKPTLDAEDPVDDEDDELDDGDLDDDDDLLADADELDDGDLEDDLDIDLDDEKEER; this is translated from the coding sequence GTGGCGAAAGCAGATTGGGGAACCAAGCGAGTGTGTCAGTCGTGTGGCACCAAATACTACGACTTCAGCAAGACGCCAATCGTCTGCCCCAAATGTGAAACGGAGTTTGATCCCGACGCGTTCTTGCGCGCGCGCAGAGTCAAGCCGTCGACACCCCCGAAACCGAAGGTAAAACCGAAGGTGAAGGATCTCGACGACGAAGAATCGGATGAGATCGATGATCTCGAGGATGACGAGGACGAAGGCGACCTTTCTTTGGATGAGCTCGCGGAAGAAGAGCTCGACGACGATATCGCGGACGAGGACGAGGATGATGTCGAGGGCGGCGGTAAGTTGAAACCGACCCTGGACGCCGAAGATCCGGTCGATGACGAAGACGACGAGCTGGATGATGGCGATCTCGACGACGACGACGACCTCTTGGCCGACGCCGACGAGCTCGACGACGGCGACCTCGAAGATGATCTGGACATCGATCTGGATGATGAGAAAGAGGAACGATGA
- the aroA gene encoding 3-phosphoshikimate 1-carboxyvinyltransferase — translation MLNAAPAGALKGDARVPGDKSISHRALMLGGLALGETTVTGLLEGEDVMATAAAMRELGAIVERQADGSWRILGRGVGSLREPSSVLDLGNSGTSARLLSGILASHPLTAVVTGDASLCKRPMGRVIEPLRAMGGEFQTREGGRLPMTVIGSDALIPVEYTLPVPSAQVKSAILFAGLNTAGNTSVIETTPTRDHSERMLRAFGAELTVEPGDNGTRITLVGQAELKGCSVAVPADPSSAAFPLVAALLLPGSEVRLPNVGMNPQRIGLIEVLREMGGDITIENLRDAAGEPVADLLVRASKLQGICVPAERAASMIDEYPILAVAAAAAEGRTEMQGLGELRVKESDRLAVMARGLEACGVTTEEGEDWLTVVGTGGSVTGGALIEAELDHRIAMSFLVLGSISEKGVRIDDGSPIDTSFPGFVDLMNNLGARITTGAP, via the coding sequence ATGTTGAACGCGGCGCCTGCAGGAGCTTTGAAGGGTGACGCACGTGTGCCGGGTGACAAATCAATATCACACCGGGCGCTAATGCTGGGTGGCTTGGCTCTGGGGGAAACCACGGTGACAGGCCTGCTCGAAGGCGAGGACGTCATGGCGACAGCGGCGGCCATGCGTGAACTGGGTGCGATTGTCGAGCGGCAAGCCGATGGTAGCTGGCGCATTCTGGGTAGGGGCGTGGGATCCCTGCGTGAGCCTTCGAGTGTGTTGGATCTCGGTAATTCAGGCACGTCGGCGCGGTTGTTATCCGGCATCCTTGCAAGCCATCCACTGACCGCCGTCGTCACCGGCGACGCTTCTCTTTGCAAGCGGCCCATGGGGCGCGTCATCGAGCCGCTGCGGGCTATGGGCGGCGAATTCCAAACGCGCGAAGGCGGCAGACTGCCGATGACGGTGATCGGTAGCGACGCCTTGATTCCGGTGGAATACACGCTTCCCGTACCCTCGGCACAAGTCAAATCGGCAATTTTGTTCGCGGGTCTGAATACTGCAGGTAACACCAGCGTCATCGAAACCACGCCGACGCGCGATCACAGCGAGCGTATGCTGCGCGCCTTCGGCGCCGAGCTTACCGTTGAGCCAGGTGATAACGGGACCCGAATCACGCTCGTCGGTCAGGCGGAGTTGAAAGGCTGTTCTGTGGCGGTGCCTGCGGATCCTTCCTCCGCCGCCTTTCCTTTGGTGGCAGCACTTTTACTCCCAGGGTCGGAAGTGCGGCTGCCGAACGTCGGCATGAATCCGCAGCGCATCGGCCTGATCGAGGTTCTTCGTGAAATGGGCGGCGACATCACTATCGAGAATCTGCGTGATGCGGCTGGAGAGCCGGTGGCCGACCTGCTGGTCCGCGCCTCCAAGCTACAAGGAATTTGCGTTCCTGCCGAAAGGGCCGCGTCCATGATTGACGAGTACCCTATCCTGGCAGTTGCCGCCGCTGCCGCCGAGGGGCGTACGGAGATGCAGGGGCTGGGCGAACTGCGGGTCAAGGAAAGCGACCGCCTGGCTGTCATGGCGCGAGGCCTGGAGGCCTGCGGCGTTACGACGGAAGAGGGCGAGGATTGGCTCACGGTCGTCGGGACCGGTGGGTCCGTGACCGGCGGCGCCCTTATCGAAGCGGAACTCGATCACCGTATCGCCATGAGCTTTCTCGTGCTTGGGTCAATTAGTGAAAAAGGGGTCCGTATCGACGATGGATCGCCAATCGACACCTCCTTTCCCGGGTTCGTTGATCTGATGAACAATCTCGGTGCCCGGATCACCACGGGAGCCCCTTGA